Below is a genomic region from Sphingomonas phyllosphaerae.
CGTGCCGCTGCTCATCAAACCCTTCGACGGCGCAGCGGTGATCGCCGCGGTGTGCGCCTTGTGTGAACTGGAGAGAGTATCATGATCCGAGCACAGCCGCGCAGCGACGCGCCCGGCATGGCGATGACGCGCCTGATGGCGCTCGCGCCGCTCGATGCGGAGTCGGTGGCTGTGCTGGAGCGGGCGATGGAGGACAGTCGCGCGGTACGGACGCGCCGCGACATCATCACCGAGGGCCGCGAGATCGTGCAGGCGCAACTTCTGCTGTCCGGCTGGGCGGCGCGGGTGCGACTGCTGCCCGATGGGCGGCGGCAGTTCCTGAGCTTCCTGCTGCCCGGTGACCTGATCGGCGCGTGCGACCATCCGAACGCGCTGGCGGTGTCGACGGTCGTGGCGATGTCCGACGTGCAGGTGTGCCCGTTGCCGGAAGCGCGACCGGG
It encodes:
- a CDS encoding Crp/Fnr family transcriptional regulator; translation: MIRAQPRSDAPGMAMTRLMALAPLDAESVAVLERAMEDSRAVRTRRDIITEGREIVQAQLLLSGWAARVRLLPDGRRQFLSFLLPGDLIGACDHPNALAVSTVVAMSDVQVCPLPEARPGSPLHIAYAISRAMDEGHLLAQITRLGRLNAQERISDLLLELHERLTLNGSATGNGFDLPLTQETLADALGLTSVHVNRMLQQARREGDLQWRVGHVKLTDPAGLARKIGHVAVRVTAQ